One segment of Chloroflexota bacterium DNA contains the following:
- a CDS encoding protein-L-isoaspartate(D-aspartate) O-methyltransferase, whose protein sequence is MKRWPPPWPDITDPRVLDAIRRVPRAEFVPPEVREHALSDLPLPIGYGQTISQPYVVALMTQLLRLTPEDRVLEIGTGSGYQTAILAELAREVYSVEAIKALAESARERLQRLGYTNVHIRHGDGARGWPEHAPYDAIIVTAAPEQIPAALVAQLAEGGRMVIPVGPEFTEQMLYLVEKRQGRIHSQPIAPVRFVPLVSPAPAVGGDESGGKTDESQG, encoded by the coding sequence ATGAAACGCTGGCCCCCTCCATGGCCAGATATCACGGATCCACGGGTGCTGGATGCCATCCGGCGCGTGCCAAGGGCGGAGTTCGTGCCACCCGAGGTGCGCGAGCACGCCCTCTCCGACCTGCCGCTCCCCATCGGCTACGGGCAAACCATCTCGCAGCCCTACGTGGTAGCTCTGATGACGCAACTGCTCCGGCTCACGCCCGAAGATCGGGTCCTGGAGATTGGAACGGGGTCCGGCTATCAGACCGCCATCCTGGCCGAGCTGGCCCGAGAGGTCTACAGCGTGGAAGCGATCAAGGCGCTGGCGGAGTCCGCCCGAGAGCGACTGCAAAGGCTCGGCTATACCAATGTACATATCCGCCACGGGGACGGCGCACGGGGCTGGCCAGAACACGCCCCTTACGATGCCATCATCGTCACAGCCGCGCCAGAGCAGATCCCGGCCGCCCTGGTCGCGCAACTGGCCGAGGGAGGGCGGATGGTCATTCCCGTGGGCCCGGAGTTCACAGAGCAGATGCTCTATCTTGTGGAGAAACGACAGGGCCGAATCCACTCACAACCCATCGCCCCGGTCCGCTTCGTGCCGCTGGTCAGCCCCGCGCCGGCCGTCGGTGGCGATGAATCTGGAGGCAAGACAGATGAATCCCAAGGATGA
- a CDS encoding glycosyltransferase family 2 protein, whose translation MSERPFASIVIPNYNGERFLPTCLNALRAQDYPADRFEVIVVDDASRDGSLDLLKREFPEVRVVALQRNRGLAAACNAGAAVARGDALVMLNNDTEASPGWLSALMSTLIAHPEAGAVASKMLLFDRRDILHSAGDMYGRDGIPRNRGVWERDEGQYDEDRQVFGGCGGAVAYRRDAWEEAGGFDEQFFMYLEDVDLAWRLRLLGWEALFAPEARVYHHLSATGGGPLASYYTGRNTLWVLARDVPGPILRRYWPLMLRAQLRIAWEAARAWRGAAARARLRGQVAGILGLPRMLAQRRELHARRRASIADLEALLV comes from the coding sequence ATGAGCGAACGGCCCTTCGCATCCATCGTGATCCCGAACTACAACGGGGAGCGATTCCTCCCCACATGCCTGAACGCGCTGCGCGCGCAGGACTACCCGGCCGATCGATTCGAGGTGATCGTCGTGGACGACGCCAGCCGGGATGGGTCGCTGGATCTGCTCAAACGGGAATTCCCCGAGGTGCGGGTGGTAGCCCTGCAACGGAATCGAGGGCTGGCGGCGGCGTGCAACGCGGGGGCCGCCGTCGCGCGCGGGGATGCGCTGGTCATGCTCAACAACGATACGGAGGCCTCCCCCGGCTGGCTCTCCGCGCTGATGAGCACGCTCATCGCCCATCCCGAGGCCGGAGCCGTGGCCTCCAAGATGCTGCTCTTCGACCGGCGGGATATCCTCCACTCCGCCGGCGATATGTACGGACGCGACGGGATCCCTCGCAACCGGGGCGTGTGGGAACGAGACGAGGGACAATACGATGAGGATCGCCAGGTCTTCGGCGGATGCGGCGGAGCGGTCGCCTATCGCCGGGACGCCTGGGAGGAGGCCGGAGGCTTCGATGAGCAGTTCTTCATGTACCTGGAGGATGTCGACCTGGCCTGGCGCCTGCGGCTATTGGGATGGGAGGCGCTGTTCGCCCCCGAGGCCCGCGTCTATCACCACTTGAGCGCCACGGGCGGCGGCCCCCTGGCCAGCTACTACACCGGCAGGAACACGTTGTGGGTGCTGGCGCGAGACGTGCCCGGCCCCATCCTGCGCCGCTATTGGCCGCTGATGCTGCGCGCGCAGCTCCGCATCGCGTGGGAAGCCGCTCGCGCCTGGCGAGGCGCGGCCGCTCGCGCCCGCCTGCGAGGCCAGGTGGCCGGCATCCTCGGCCTGCCGCGCATGCTGGCCCAACGGCGAGAGCTGCACGCGCGACGCCGCGCCTCCATCGCCGACCTGGAAGCGCTCCTGGTATGA
- a CDS encoding glycine C-acetyltransferase, which produces MSAVAEDKLRFIDEETARLREAGLYINIRVMGSPVGAWMVVDGRRVLNLCTNDYLGLANHPKLREAAKQAVDKWGVGPAAVRSIAGTQELHVELERRLAQFKGVEDALFVQSGFCANQAVIPALVGKEDVIFSDRLNHASIIDGCRLSRAKIIVYEHCDPDDALRKIEEHLPQYRRGLLVTDGVFSMDGDVAPLDKLYEIAESHGIITMVDDAHGEGVLGRGGRGIVDHFGLHGKFDVEIGTLSKAFGVVGGVIAGKKRIVDFLRQKARPFLFSSATTPADTAACLAAVDILESSTELVDRLWENTRYFKAEMQRLGFDTGQSQTPITPVMLGEAPLAKRFSERLFEEGVFAMAIGYPTVPMGAARIRVMMSASLSREDLDFGLEAFARVGRELGVI; this is translated from the coding sequence ATGAGTGCCGTTGCTGAGGACAAGCTGCGCTTCATCGATGAGGAGACGGCGCGGCTCCGGGAGGCCGGGCTGTACATCAACATTCGCGTGATGGGATCCCCCGTGGGCGCCTGGATGGTGGTGGATGGCCGTCGGGTGCTGAACCTGTGCACCAACGACTATCTGGGCCTAGCGAATCATCCCAAGCTGCGGGAGGCCGCCAAGCAGGCGGTGGACAAGTGGGGCGTAGGACCGGCGGCCGTGCGGTCTATCGCGGGTACTCAGGAGCTGCACGTCGAGCTGGAACGTCGCCTGGCGCAGTTCAAAGGGGTGGAGGATGCGCTCTTCGTGCAGTCCGGCTTCTGCGCCAACCAGGCTGTGATCCCGGCCCTGGTGGGGAAGGAGGACGTGATCTTCTCCGACCGGCTGAACCACGCCTCGATCATCGACGGCTGCCGCCTGTCTCGGGCGAAGATCATCGTCTATGAGCATTGTGATCCGGACGATGCGTTGCGTAAGATCGAGGAGCATCTGCCCCAATATCGACGTGGCCTTCTGGTCACGGACGGCGTGTTCAGCATGGACGGCGACGTCGCCCCGCTGGACAAGCTCTACGAGATCGCCGAGTCACATGGGATCATCACCATGGTGGACGACGCTCATGGCGAGGGAGTCCTCGGCCGGGGCGGCCGCGGGATCGTCGATCACTTCGGCCTGCATGGCAAGTTTGACGTGGAGATCGGCACCTTGTCCAAAGCGTTCGGCGTCGTGGGAGGGGTGATCGCGGGCAAGAAGCGCATCGTGGACTTCCTGCGGCAGAAGGCGCGGCCGTTCCTCTTCTCCAGCGCGACGACTCCGGCCGACACCGCGGCCTGTCTGGCGGCGGTGGACATCCTGGAGAGCTCGACGGAGCTGGTGGACCGGTTGTGGGAGAACACCCGCTACTTCAAGGCGGAGATGCAGCGTCTGGGCTTTGATACCGGACAGTCGCAGACGCCGATCACGCCGGTGATGCTCGGCGAGGCCCCCCTGGCGAAGCGGTTCTCCGAGCGCCTGTTCGAGGAGGGGGTGTTCGCTATGGCGATCGGCTATCCGACGGTCCCCATGGGGGCGGCGCGCATCCGGGTGATGATGTCGGCCTCGTTGAGCCGGGAGGATCTGGATTTCGGCCTGGAGGCTTTTGCCCGGGTGGGGCGGGAGCTGGGCGTCATCTAG
- the rfbD gene encoding dTDP-4-dehydrorhamnose reductase: MNPKDDLPQRIVVTGAQGQLGRALCALLQDAALLAIDIDEADIRDGDQVIPLITAFRPDVVIHAAAWTDVDGAEQNPDEAYAVNALGTQNVALACQQAGAAMVYISTNEVFDGRATRPYREWDTPSPISVYAHSKLAGERIAQMLLNRLYIVRTAWVYAPAGNNFPSKIIAAADRLGALRVVNDEIGNPTYAPDLAEGIVQLIRTGRFGIYHLTNEGTCSRFEWACEILRMSGREHVPVTPIPSSEWQRAAQPPLRAILANTAAAALGIRLRPWQEALADYFAARPQEGP, encoded by the coding sequence ATGAATCCCAAGGATGATCTCCCCCAACGAATCGTCGTAACCGGCGCCCAGGGTCAACTGGGCAGGGCGCTGTGCGCGCTGTTGCAGGACGCCGCGCTGCTGGCCATCGACATCGACGAGGCGGATATTCGAGATGGCGATCAGGTGATCCCGCTGATCACCGCGTTCCGCCCCGATGTCGTCATCCACGCGGCCGCGTGGACGGACGTGGATGGGGCGGAACAGAACCCCGACGAGGCCTACGCGGTCAACGCTCTGGGCACCCAGAACGTGGCGCTGGCCTGTCAGCAGGCGGGCGCGGCCATGGTCTACATCAGCACCAACGAGGTGTTCGACGGCCGGGCCACACGCCCCTATCGGGAGTGGGACACGCCCTCGCCGATCAGCGTCTATGCCCACTCCAAGCTGGCCGGTGAGCGCATCGCGCAGATGCTGCTCAACCGCCTGTACATCGTGCGCACGGCCTGGGTGTACGCCCCGGCCGGCAATAACTTCCCCAGCAAGATCATCGCCGCGGCCGACCGATTGGGCGCCTTGCGCGTCGTCAACGACGAGATAGGGAATCCCACTTACGCGCCTGACCTGGCCGAAGGGATCGTGCAGCTCATCCGCACCGGCCGCTTCGGCATCTATCATCTCACGAACGAGGGCACCTGCTCCCGCTTCGAGTGGGCGTGTGAGATCCTGCGCATGAGCGGACGGGAGCACGTCCCCGTCACCCCTATCCCCTCCAGCGAGTGGCAACGGGCCGCGCAGCCGCCCCTGCGGGCGATCCTGGCCAACACGGCAGCGGCCGCCCTCGGCATCCGGCTCCGCCCCTGGCAGGAGGCGCTGGCCGACTACTTCGCCGCCCGCCCGCAAGAAGGCCCATGA
- the tdh gene encoding L-threonine 3-dehydrogenase has translation MRAIIKADRTPGLEMTLVDVPRPGRREVLVRIQAMSICGTDLHIYAWDPWARQRIRPPIIVGHEFCGTVVACGADVTEVEEGAYVSAESHVTCGRCRQCRTGRRHLCQDTQIIGVDRDGCFAEYVVMPVENIWVNPPDMPPELASLQENFGNAVHTAFATDVSARDVLITGCGPVGLMTIAVVRAAGAQTIFATDISPYRLDLARRLGADYALNVAEVDVVDFVKAHTDGEGVDVLLEMSGAAAAIDQGFRALADGGEAAMLGLPSAPIPFDLADHVVFKGATVYGIVGRRIWDTWYRIRGLLSSGAVDLTPIVTHRYPMDQFEEAIRVMRSGQSGKIVLFPDPADLEH, from the coding sequence ATGCGGGCGATCATCAAAGCCGATCGGACTCCTGGGCTGGAGATGACCCTGGTGGATGTCCCGCGCCCGGGGCGGCGAGAGGTCCTCGTTCGGATCCAGGCCATGTCGATTTGCGGCACCGATTTACACATCTATGCATGGGATCCCTGGGCGCGGCAGCGCATACGCCCGCCGATCATCGTCGGTCATGAGTTCTGCGGCACGGTGGTGGCGTGCGGGGCCGACGTGACCGAGGTGGAGGAGGGCGCGTATGTCTCCGCGGAAAGCCACGTCACCTGTGGGCGTTGCCGTCAATGTCGGACGGGACGCCGGCATTTATGCCAGGATACCCAGATCATCGGTGTGGATCGGGATGGCTGTTTTGCGGAGTACGTGGTCATGCCGGTGGAGAACATCTGGGTGAACCCGCCTGATATGCCGCCTGAGTTGGCATCGCTCCAGGAGAATTTCGGCAACGCGGTGCACACGGCCTTCGCGACGGACGTCTCCGCCCGAGATGTGCTCATCACCGGCTGTGGCCCTGTGGGGCTGATGACCATCGCCGTCGTGCGGGCGGCCGGGGCCCAGACCATCTTTGCGACCGATATCAGCCCGTACCGGCTGGACCTGGCGCGTCGTCTGGGGGCCGATTACGCGCTCAACGTGGCCGAGGTCGATGTGGTGGACTTCGTCAAGGCCCATACGGATGGCGAGGGCGTGGATGTCCTGCTGGAGATGTCCGGTGCCGCTGCGGCCATCGATCAGGGGTTCCGGGCGTTGGCGGATGGTGGCGAGGCGGCCATGTTGGGGCTGCCCAGTGCGCCGATCCCGTTCGATCTGGCCGATCACGTGGTCTTCAAGGGCGCCACCGTGTACGGGATCGTGGGACGCCGGATCTGGGATACCTGGTATCGCATTCGCGGGCTGCTCTCGTCGGGAGCCGTGGATTTGACGCCGATCGTCACGCATCGGTATCCTATGGATCAGTTCGAGGAGGCGATTCGGGTTATGCGCTCGGGACAGAGCGGTAAGATCGTCCTCTTCCCGGACCCGGCGGATCTGGAGCATTGA